Proteins from a genomic interval of Caulobacter rhizosphaerae:
- a CDS encoding alpha/beta hydrolase, with amino-acid sequence MSLSRRDLVKSPLVLAGASAIGLGVGAAAPALAQSASAGAGEIIGLWPRPPAGALHPDMAEVVEQTSSSPGYSSRRMKGVSKPHMIALPAAQPNGSAMLIIPGGGFEWNYFDHEGYHIADVLNRAGISCFVLIYRLARDGWADPAAVGPADAQRAMRLIRANAARFQLDPERVGVMGFSAGGFLTTTLATRHSTPFYKPVDAADQLSARPLLAAPIYPVQSVDPAYAYGGVAPSLFGGPPTAAQIREWSPDLNVTSAAAPTFLVHAEDDDLVPVANTVRLRDAMVAAKIPVETHLFAHGGHGFGARPQPGSPDGPWLPLFINFARQEKLFA; translated from the coding sequence ATGAGCCTCTCACGACGCGATCTTGTGAAATCGCCCCTGGTCCTGGCCGGCGCGTCGGCGATCGGCTTGGGCGTGGGCGCGGCCGCCCCGGCGCTGGCCCAGTCCGCTTCCGCGGGCGCGGGCGAGATCATCGGACTGTGGCCCCGTCCGCCGGCCGGCGCCCTGCATCCCGACATGGCCGAGGTCGTCGAGCAGACCTCGTCCAGCCCCGGCTATAGCAGCCGGCGCATGAAGGGCGTCTCCAAGCCGCACATGATCGCTTTGCCGGCGGCCCAGCCCAATGGTTCGGCCATGCTGATCATTCCGGGCGGGGGCTTCGAGTGGAACTATTTCGATCACGAGGGCTACCACATCGCCGACGTCCTCAATCGGGCGGGCATCAGCTGTTTCGTGCTGATCTATCGCCTGGCGAGGGACGGCTGGGCGGATCCAGCCGCTGTCGGGCCGGCCGACGCCCAGCGGGCGATGCGCCTCATTCGCGCCAACGCCGCGCGCTTCCAGCTTGACCCCGAGCGGGTCGGCGTCATGGGCTTCAGCGCGGGCGGTTTCCTGACGACGACGCTCGCGACGCGGCATTCGACGCCGTTCTACAAGCCTGTCGACGCCGCGGACCAGCTCAGCGCCCGGCCTCTGCTGGCGGCGCCGATCTATCCGGTGCAAAGCGTCGACCCGGCCTATGCCTACGGCGGCGTGGCGCCGTCCCTGTTCGGCGGCCCGCCCACGGCGGCCCAGATCCGCGAGTGGTCGCCCGATCTCAACGTCACCTCGGCGGCCGCGCCGACCTTCCTGGTGCACGCCGAGGACGACGACCTGGTGCCCGTGGCCAATACGGTGCGGCTTCGCGACGCCATGGTAGCGGCCAAGATCCCGGTTGAGACCCACCTGTTCGCCCACGGCGGTCATGGCTTCGGCGCACGCCCCCAGCCGGGCAGTCCGGACGGCCCGTGGTTGCCGCTGTTCATCAACTTCGCACGCCAGGAAAAGCTGTTCGCTTAG
- a CDS encoding non-reducing end alpha-L-arabinofuranosidase family hydrolase: MPASNSTTNRRGAGWAASCWPGLACGRRTDPPLTSNLLSISNRTDIVAITKYRTWACVAAAFLGAVSAAGATQAQAGAGTKGRFEWRSSAPLITPSNAGAQAYSGLKDSSVVYFNGAYHVFMTTAASDGWNMAYARFKDWSEAPKAEVVSLKPSGIGPGYRAAPQVFYFAPQKLWYLVYQGGPPLYSTTANIEDPMSWSAPKPFFAETPAAVKNAAGEASWLDFWVICDDVNCHLFNTDDNGHLYRSQTPIGRFPEGFADTKMVLTGARDDIFEASMHYKIAGTNTYLTAIEAISPRGRYFRSWISDRLDGEWRPLADSASNSFAGSDNVTFDGPAWSEGVSHGELVRSGHDQTLTIDPCKPLRFLYQGLASHPPGTDYINLPYNLALLTATGPNPISRLCRTPVK; this comes from the coding sequence ATGCCTGCCTCAAATTCTACGACGAACCGGCGCGGCGCTGGCTGGGCGGCAAGCTGCTGGCCGGGCCTCGCTTGCGGACGCCGAACTGATCCTCCCCTCACATCCAACTTACTTTCAATTTCAAACAGGACTGACATCGTGGCGATCACCAAATACCGGACCTGGGCATGCGTCGCGGCCGCCTTTCTCGGCGCTGTCTCCGCGGCCGGTGCGACACAGGCTCAGGCCGGCGCGGGTACGAAGGGGCGGTTCGAATGGCGCTCGTCCGCGCCCTTGATCACCCCCTCGAACGCGGGCGCTCAGGCCTATTCCGGCCTCAAGGACTCTTCGGTCGTCTATTTCAACGGGGCCTATCACGTCTTCATGACCACGGCCGCTTCGGACGGGTGGAACATGGCGTACGCCCGCTTCAAGGACTGGTCCGAGGCGCCCAAGGCCGAGGTCGTCAGCTTGAAGCCATCCGGCATTGGCCCGGGCTATCGCGCGGCCCCGCAGGTCTTCTACTTCGCGCCGCAAAAGCTTTGGTACCTGGTCTATCAGGGCGGGCCGCCCCTCTATTCGACGACGGCGAACATCGAAGACCCGATGTCCTGGAGCGCGCCGAAACCCTTCTTCGCGGAAACGCCGGCGGCCGTCAAAAACGCCGCGGGCGAGGCGTCGTGGCTCGATTTCTGGGTCATCTGCGACGACGTCAACTGCCATCTGTTCAACACGGACGACAACGGCCACCTGTACCGGTCGCAGACGCCCATCGGCCGCTTTCCCGAGGGCTTCGCGGACACCAAGATGGTCCTGACCGGCGCTCGCGACGACATCTTCGAAGCCAGCATGCACTACAAGATCGCGGGCACGAACACCTATCTCACCGCCATCGAGGCCATCAGCCCGCGGGGGCGCTACTTCCGCTCGTGGATCAGCGACCGGCTCGACGGCGAATGGCGCCCGCTCGCCGACAGCGCTTCGAATTCGTTCGCGGGCTCGGACAATGTCACCTTCGATGGACCGGCCTGGTCCGAAGGCGTTTCCCACGGCGAGCTCGTGCGCAGCGGCCATGACCAGACCCTGACCATCGATCCGTGCAAGCCTCTGCGGTTTCTCTATCAAGGCCTGGCGTCCCACCCGCCGGGCACGGACTACATCAACCTGCCCTACAATCTGGCCCTCCTGACGGCGACGGGACCCAATCCCATCAGCCGGCTGTGCCGGACGCCGGTGAAATGA
- a CDS encoding NPCBM/NEW2 domain-containing protein, translating to MKRSGVIGCLALALCYGGAAYAATDSLAPTGHWTAVTTGQAAKPPMGWNSWNAFHTDLTEAKVLDSAKAIVDSGLAAKGYRYINIDDGWWLKRRATDGRMIVRTSIFPSAAVGGAEQTSFKPFTDRIHAMGLKAGIYSDIGANNCSQAFAPNAPNLPEGTVAEREVGLHGHVEQDIALYFKDWAFDYIKVDACGIRAFGPDSGGVKSGQYRALGPLIDFKEIRRTDIAAVRALYQQVADALARTNPDGDYVFSICAWGAADVRAWAKDVGNLSRTSDDITPSWTRMLANFDSAANRALYAHPGSWNDPDMLFVGHGDFDEHHLTEAKSHFALWSMLSAPLLIGYDLRNAPQPLMDILGNADIIAVDQDPAGNQAVLAYDSDDVQILVKTLSNGHKAVAIFNRGLAPTEVTLTAGHMKFAATAPVTLKDLWTGATLPAFSGETKLHLDPRQTLVFDAAGARTLSKGLYLSEMPGRVNPAVDGVAIPQPDPTIHRMRSPWGGTADDGEPPAYTGWGGAQADATPYRQTLRVDGKAYGTGLGVLANSRLEVRADGQFRRFTAEVGVDDSTFDTDDAVTFSVYGDGKLLATSKPTRFGQTAQTLSADIVGVKIVELVARGKSARNKAPTVVTWGDAALLSD from the coding sequence ATGAAGCGTTCTGGCGTAATCGGCTGTCTTGCATTGGCGCTATGTTATGGCGGCGCGGCATATGCCGCGACCGACTCGCTGGCGCCGACCGGTCACTGGACCGCGGTGACGACTGGACAGGCGGCCAAGCCCCCCATGGGGTGGAACTCGTGGAACGCCTTCCACACCGACCTCACCGAAGCCAAGGTTCTGGATTCCGCCAAGGCCATCGTTGACAGCGGCCTGGCCGCCAAGGGCTACCGCTACATCAACATCGACGACGGCTGGTGGCTGAAGCGACGGGCCACGGACGGCCGCATGATCGTGCGCACCTCGATCTTTCCGTCCGCCGCGGTCGGCGGCGCCGAACAGACCAGCTTCAAGCCGTTCACCGACCGCATCCACGCCATGGGCCTGAAGGCCGGCATCTATTCGGACATCGGCGCCAACAACTGTTCGCAGGCCTTCGCGCCGAACGCCCCCAACCTCCCCGAGGGCACGGTCGCCGAGCGCGAGGTCGGGCTGCACGGCCATGTCGAGCAGGACATCGCGCTCTATTTCAAGGACTGGGCGTTCGACTACATCAAGGTCGACGCCTGCGGCATCCGCGCCTTCGGTCCGGACAGCGGCGGCGTCAAGTCCGGCCAGTACCGCGCGCTCGGCCCATTGATCGACTTCAAGGAAATCCGCCGCACCGACATCGCGGCCGTCCGCGCGCTCTACCAGCAGGTCGCCGACGCCCTGGCCCGCACAAATCCCGATGGGGATTACGTCTTTTCGATCTGCGCTTGGGGCGCGGCCGATGTTCGCGCCTGGGCCAAGGACGTCGGCAACCTGTCGCGGACCAGCGACGACATCACGCCCAGCTGGACGCGGATGCTGGCCAATTTCGACAGCGCGGCCAACCGCGCGCTCTACGCGCACCCCGGCTCCTGGAACGATCCGGACATGCTGTTCGTCGGTCACGGAGACTTCGACGAACATCATCTGACGGAGGCCAAGTCGCACTTTGCGCTGTGGTCGATGCTGTCGGCGCCGCTTCTGATCGGCTATGACCTGAGGAACGCGCCGCAACCGCTGATGGACATCCTGGGCAACGCCGACATCATCGCCGTCGATCAGGACCCGGCGGGCAACCAGGCGGTCCTGGCCTACGACAGCGACGACGTCCAGATCCTGGTCAAGACGCTGAGCAACGGCCACAAGGCGGTGGCGATCTTCAACCGCGGACTTGCGCCGACCGAGGTGACGCTGACGGCGGGCCACATGAAGTTCGCCGCGACGGCGCCGGTGACGCTCAAGGACCTGTGGACCGGCGCGACGCTGCCCGCGTTCTCCGGCGAGACCAAGCTGCATCTCGACCCGCGCCAGACGCTTGTCTTCGACGCCGCTGGCGCGCGTACGCTCTCCAAGGGCCTTTATCTGTCGGAAATGCCCGGACGCGTGAATCCGGCCGTCGACGGCGTGGCCATTCCCCAGCCCGATCCCACGATCCATCGGATGCGCAGTCCCTGGGGCGGCACGGCCGACGACGGCGAACCACCAGCCTATACCGGATGGGGCGGCGCGCAGGCCGACGCCACGCCCTACCGGCAGACCTTGCGCGTCGACGGCAAGGCGTATGGGACGGGCCTGGGCGTGCTCGCCAACTCGCGGCTCGAGGTTCGGGCCGACGGCCAATTCCGTCGCTTCACCGCCGAGGTCGGAGTCGATGACTCGACGTTCGACACGGATGACGCCGTGACCTTCTCCGTCTATGGCGACGGCAAGCTCCTGGCGACGTCCAAGCCGACCCGCTTTGGCCAGACGGCGCAGACCCTGAGCGCCGACATCGTCGGCGTGAAGATCGTCGAGCTGGTGGCGCGCGGCAAATCCGCCAGGAACAAGGCGCCCACGGTCGTCACCTGGGGCGACGCGGCGCTGCTCAGCGACTAG
- a CDS encoding IclR family transcriptional regulator codes for MSDRKYTAPALEKGLDILDLLAAHGQAMTLSQISVALERSVGEIFRMIHVLEFKGFIETAPGAEGYELTNRLFRLGMARAPVKTLLEAALPPMRELAARVEQSCHLAQASREQIVVVARIENPGYYGYSVRTGHRRDIVEATSGMVLYAFQPPPVQARWREVIFAGVSPADQTAFLAHAERVVRQGYWRAESDLAPNITDVSAPIMADGAAIAALTMPYICKRGVRPVEETIAEVQATAAAISREIQGVA; via the coding sequence ATGTCGGATCGCAAGTACACCGCGCCGGCCCTGGAGAAGGGGCTGGACATCCTCGATCTGCTGGCGGCCCACGGCCAGGCCATGACGCTTTCCCAGATCTCGGTGGCGCTGGAACGGTCGGTCGGCGAGATCTTCCGGATGATCCACGTGCTGGAGTTCAAGGGCTTCATCGAGACGGCCCCGGGCGCGGAAGGCTATGAGCTGACCAACCGGCTGTTTCGCCTGGGCATGGCGCGCGCGCCGGTCAAGACCCTGCTGGAGGCGGCGCTGCCGCCGATGCGCGAGCTGGCCGCGCGGGTCGAGCAGTCCTGCCACCTGGCCCAGGCCTCGCGCGAACAGATCGTCGTCGTGGCCCGGATCGAGAACCCCGGCTACTACGGCTATTCGGTGCGCACCGGCCATCGGCGCGACATCGTGGAGGCGACCTCGGGGATGGTGCTCTACGCCTTCCAGCCGCCGCCCGTGCAGGCCCGGTGGCGCGAGGTGATCTTCGCCGGGGTTTCGCCGGCCGACCAGACCGCGTTCCTGGCCCATGCCGAGCGCGTGGTCCGGCAAGGCTATTGGCGCGCCGAAAGCGACCTGGCGCCGAACATCACCGACGTCTCCGCGCCCATCATGGCCGACGGCGCGGCCATCGCGGCCCTGACCATGCCCTACATCTGCAAGCGTGGCGTGCGGCCGGTGGAAGAGACCATCGCCGAGGTCCAGGCCACCGCCGCGGCCATCTCGCGCGAGATCCAGGGCGTCGCCTGA
- a CDS encoding glycoside hydrolase family 97 protein — protein sequence MALAASQIIVASPDKSAEIRIAADGASYSVQRKGEPIVAASPMGLELANAADFSDLEVVDVRKQSQRREIPLTATKSKTARDVYNGVVVTFREKTGARRTLSVEARAANEGVAFRYLLPKDAPVVLKAEKTAYRLPNDPACEVSEYGGSHENTWALKKISELDRAKLYDVPVVCSSASGRTHYAIAQSGIEAYASSGLVPVDGGLKVRVTPLPGEKDVAIKSAAGLTSAWRVIMMGDRAGDLIESPLIGNLATQASGDFSWVKPGKAAWDWWSGPTAGEKPTTERFRRFIDFAAESGFPYFLIDAGWPLNATPCCDADPKTDITQSNPAVDMPALVKYADSKGVGLILWAHWKHVEPRMAEVLDTYQRWGIKGVKVDFMERDDQEMVQFYVRLAQETAKRHLLLDMHGAFPPAGLARTYPNYITQEGVLGLEYNKFPWGPVTPGHNVKLAYTRMLLGPMDYTPGGFRNTTPQTYVAREVMPMTRTTRGQALAQYVVFDSPLQMVSDDPAAYENAPGFDFLKAVPTAWDETRFVDGTPESHVVLARRKGETWYVGAMTNEQARAVAIPLAFLGAGTFKAEIWRDGAGPNDVEHVVKSVSSRDVLDIPLSAGGGAAIAIKPVH from the coding sequence ATGGCGCTTGCTGCCTCGCAAATCATCGTGGCGTCGCCGGACAAGAGCGCCGAGATCAGGATCGCCGCCGACGGGGCCAGCTATTCGGTCCAGCGCAAGGGCGAGCCGATCGTTGCGGCGTCCCCGATGGGCCTGGAACTGGCGAACGCGGCCGACTTCTCGGACCTGGAGGTCGTCGATGTCAGAAAGCAGAGCCAGCGGCGCGAGATTCCACTGACGGCGACGAAGTCCAAGACGGCGCGCGACGTGTACAACGGCGTCGTCGTCACCTTCCGCGAAAAGACCGGCGCGCGTCGCACGCTGTCGGTGGAAGCGCGCGCCGCCAATGAAGGGGTCGCGTTCCGCTACCTGTTGCCGAAGGACGCGCCGGTCGTGCTCAAGGCGGAAAAGACGGCGTACCGTCTTCCGAACGACCCGGCCTGCGAAGTCAGCGAATATGGGGGCTCCCATGAGAACACATGGGCCCTGAAGAAGATCTCGGAACTGGACCGCGCCAAGCTCTATGACGTTCCCGTGGTCTGTTCGTCCGCCTCCGGCCGCACGCATTATGCGATCGCGCAGTCGGGCATAGAGGCCTATGCGAGCTCAGGCCTGGTCCCGGTCGATGGCGGGCTGAAGGTCCGGGTGACGCCGCTTCCCGGCGAAAAGGATGTGGCGATCAAGTCCGCCGCCGGCCTGACGAGCGCCTGGCGGGTGATCATGATGGGCGACCGTGCGGGCGACCTGATCGAGTCGCCCCTGATCGGAAATCTGGCGACCCAGGCGAGCGGCGATTTTTCGTGGGTGAAGCCCGGAAAGGCGGCCTGGGACTGGTGGTCCGGACCGACCGCGGGCGAGAAGCCGACCACGGAGCGGTTCCGCCGCTTCATTGATTTCGCGGCCGAGTCCGGCTTTCCCTATTTTCTGATCGACGCGGGATGGCCCCTCAACGCCACGCCCTGCTGCGACGCGGACCCGAAGACCGACATCACCCAGAGCAACCCGGCGGTCGATATGCCGGCCCTCGTGAAATATGCGGACTCAAAGGGCGTGGGGCTCATTCTGTGGGCGCACTGGAAGCATGTCGAACCCAGGATGGCGGAGGTCCTCGACACCTACCAGCGCTGGGGGATCAAGGGCGTGAAGGTCGACTTCATGGAGCGGGACGACCAGGAGATGGTCCAGTTCTACGTCCGCCTGGCCCAGGAGACCGCCAAGCGCCATCTGTTGCTGGACATGCACGGCGCCTTTCCGCCGGCCGGCCTGGCGCGCACCTATCCCAACTACATCACCCAGGAAGGGGTGCTGGGCCTGGAATACAACAAGTTCCCGTGGGGACCGGTCACGCCCGGGCACAACGTCAAGCTGGCCTATACCCGCATGCTGCTGGGGCCCATGGACTATACGCCGGGCGGCTTCCGCAACACCACGCCGCAGACCTATGTCGCCCGGGAGGTCATGCCGATGACCCGCACGACGCGCGGCCAGGCCCTGGCCCAGTACGTGGTGTTCGACAGCCCGCTGCAGATGGTCTCCGACGACCCCGCCGCCTATGAGAACGCGCCGGGCTTCGACTTCCTCAAGGCGGTTCCGACCGCCTGGGACGAGACGCGGTTCGTCGACGGAACGCCGGAAAGCCACGTCGTGCTGGCGCGGCGCAAGGGCGAGACCTGGTACGTCGGGGCCATGACCAACGAACAGGCCCGGGCCGTCGCCATACCGCTGGCCTTCCTGGGGGCGGGAACGTTCAAGGCCGAGATCTGGCGGGACGGCGCTGGGCCCAATGACGTCGAGCATGTCGTCAAATCGGTTTCCAGCCGCGACGTCCTCGATATTCCCCTGAGCGCGGGGGGCGGCGCCGCCATCGCCATCAAGCCGGTTCACTAG
- a CDS encoding acyltransferase family protein: MTQQTSLLAKPSSDAATSTDAATPAKSHYAVLDGLRGVASLMVVVFHLFEAYAGGSPQRQIINHGYLAVDFFFLLSGFVVAYAYDDRWAAGMSPWGFYKRRLVRLQPMIVMGSLIGAALVAFQHFSIFPKLEAASALQIVAVMLLGCLMIPLTPSAEIRGWTEIYPLNGPAWSLFYEYVANILYAAGLWKLSNRVLGVLVGLAALALVHLLVLGPRGDVIGGWALDASGVRIGLTRVLFPFLAGVLLMRLGRRIKVGGAFAVCSLLLVAALALPRFGGTERLWVNGLYEALCVIVLFPLIVLIGAGEKDADGPSVRIARFFGDLSYPLYITHYPLIYIYTGWVVDKKVPPAQGALVGAGVFVAAVTIAYACLKFYDEPARRWLGGKLLAGPRLRTPN, from the coding sequence ATGACTCAGCAAACCTCGTTGCTCGCCAAACCTTCGTCGGACGCGGCGACCTCGACCGACGCGGCCACGCCCGCCAAGAGCCACTACGCCGTGCTGGACGGCCTGCGCGGCGTCGCGTCCCTGATGGTGGTCGTCTTCCATCTGTTCGAAGCCTATGCGGGGGGCAGTCCGCAGAGGCAGATCATCAACCACGGCTATCTGGCGGTGGATTTCTTCTTCCTGCTGTCGGGCTTCGTGGTCGCCTACGCCTATGACGACCGCTGGGCGGCGGGCATGAGCCCATGGGGGTTCTACAAGCGCCGCCTGGTCCGGCTGCAGCCGATGATCGTCATGGGCAGCCTGATCGGCGCGGCCCTGGTCGCCTTCCAGCACTTCTCCATCTTTCCCAAGCTGGAGGCGGCCTCGGCCCTGCAGATCGTGGCGGTCATGCTGCTGGGCTGCCTGATGATCCCGCTGACGCCGTCGGCCGAGATCCGCGGATGGACCGAGATCTATCCGCTGAACGGCCCGGCCTGGTCGCTGTTCTACGAATATGTCGCCAACATTCTCTACGCGGCGGGGCTGTGGAAGCTGTCCAATCGCGTGCTCGGGGTCCTGGTGGGGCTCGCGGCCCTGGCGCTCGTCCACCTGCTAGTGCTTGGTCCGCGCGGCGACGTCATCGGCGGCTGGGCCCTGGACGCCAGCGGCGTCCGCATCGGTCTCACGCGCGTGCTGTTCCCGTTCCTGGCCGGCGTACTGCTGATGCGGCTGGGCCGGCGGATCAAGGTCGGCGGCGCCTTCGCCGTCTGCAGCCTGCTGCTGGTCGCGGCGCTGGCGCTGCCGCGGTTCGGCGGGACCGAGCGACTGTGGGTCAACGGCCTCTACGAAGCGCTGTGCGTGATCGTGCTGTTTCCGCTGATCGTCCTCATCGGCGCAGGCGAAAAGGACGCGGACGGCCCGTCGGTGCGGATCGCCCGCTTCTTCGGCGACCTGTCCTATCCGCTCTACATCACCCACTACCCGCTGATTTACATCTACACCGGCTGGGTGGTGGACAAGAAGGTCCCCCCGGCCCAGGGAGCCCTGGTCGGGGCGGGGGTGTTCGTGGCCGCGGTCACGATCGCCTATGCCTGCCTCAAATTCTACGACGAACCGGCGCGGCGCTGGCTGGGCGGCAAGCTGCTGGCCGGGCCTCGCTTGCGGACGCCGAACTGA
- a CDS encoding tryptophan halogenase family protein, with the protein MNSGHQQDIVILGGGAAGWIAAALLAKKTGRHQTRITLVESEEIGIIGVGEATVPVLAQCNALLGIDESDFVRRTQGTFKLGIEFCDWGVAGNRHFHAFSDYGHQVEGVAPHHYWLRLRQSGDDHPIDDYSFAYAVAKNNKFAPTDPQNPRYHHAYHFDAALYARYLRDVATELGVQRIEGKMTHVDLDGETGDIAAIHLANGVTVAGDLFLDCTGFASELLGKALNTPFVDWSRWLLCDRAMAAPSKRPDEPTPFTRSTAHAGGWRWTIPLQHRSGNGMVYSSEFWSDDAARDALLGNLDGEPLAEPRLFRFTSGHRKQFWNRNCVGIGFASSFLEPLESTGLQLIVMGVLKLLRYFPERTIDPVLRDEYNQLSTREIERIRDFIIAHYYLSRRPEPLWAACRDIEIPDSLRHKLDVWNATGQIALGDSESYMEPSWLAILLGNGVIPARYNISADLYPLDQIRKGMDLRREEIIRSAQSVPSHQDFIDRHCKAS; encoded by the coding sequence ATGAACAGCGGCCATCAACAGGATATCGTCATTCTGGGCGGCGGCGCGGCGGGCTGGATCGCGGCCGCGCTGCTGGCCAAGAAGACGGGTCGCCATCAAACGCGCATCACTCTGGTCGAATCCGAGGAGATCGGCATCATCGGCGTCGGCGAGGCGACGGTCCCGGTGCTGGCGCAATGCAACGCCCTGCTCGGCATCGATGAATCCGACTTTGTTCGCCGCACCCAGGGCACGTTCAAGCTGGGCATTGAATTCTGCGACTGGGGCGTTGCCGGAAACCGGCATTTCCACGCGTTCAGCGACTATGGTCACCAGGTTGAAGGCGTGGCGCCCCACCATTATTGGCTGAGGTTGCGGCAATCAGGCGACGACCATCCGATTGATGACTATTCGTTCGCCTACGCCGTCGCGAAAAACAACAAATTCGCCCCCACCGATCCGCAGAATCCGCGCTACCACCACGCCTATCATTTCGATGCGGCGCTGTACGCCCGCTACCTGCGGGACGTGGCGACCGAGCTGGGCGTGCAGCGCATCGAAGGCAAGATGACGCACGTCGATCTGGATGGCGAGACGGGCGATATCGCCGCCATCCATCTTGCCAACGGCGTCACGGTCGCTGGCGACCTGTTCCTGGATTGCACCGGCTTCGCCTCCGAATTGCTGGGAAAGGCGTTGAACACGCCGTTCGTCGATTGGTCGCGCTGGTTGCTTTGCGACAGGGCCATGGCGGCGCCGTCGAAACGCCCCGACGAGCCTACGCCGTTTACGCGATCCACCGCGCACGCCGGGGGCTGGCGCTGGACCATTCCGCTGCAACACCGCAGCGGCAACGGCATGGTCTATAGTTCGGAATTCTGGAGCGACGACGCGGCGCGCGACGCCTTGCTGGGCAATCTCGACGGCGAACCGCTGGCCGAGCCGCGGCTGTTCCGCTTCACCTCCGGCCATCGCAAGCAGTTCTGGAACCGCAATTGCGTGGGCATCGGTTTCGCCTCCAGCTTTCTCGAACCTCTGGAATCCACCGGACTGCAGTTGATCGTCATGGGGGTCTTGAAGTTGCTTCGGTACTTCCCCGAACGGACGATCGATCCGGTTCTGCGCGACGAATATAACCAACTCTCCACCCGCGAGATCGAGCGGATCCGCGACTTCATCATTGCGCACTACTACCTCTCGCGCCGGCCCGAACCCCTGTGGGCGGCGTGCCGCGACATCGAGATACCCGACAGTCTTCGGCACAAGCTCGATGTCTGGAACGCCACCGGACAAATCGCGCTGGGCGATTCGGAATCCTATATGGAGCCGAGCTGGCTCGCGATCCTGCTGGGCAACGGCGTCATTCCGGCGCGCTACAACATATCGGCGGACCTCTATCCGCTGGACCAGATCCGCAAGGGCATGGACCTGCGCCGCGAAGAGATCATCCGTTCGGCCCAGTCGGTCCCGTCGCATCAGGATTTCATCGACCGCCACTGCAAGGCGTCCTAG